From one uncultured Paludibacter sp. genomic stretch:
- a CDS encoding Major facilitator superfamily MFS_1, protein MGSTLKEKMTNYRWVITAMLFFATTVNYMDRQVLSLTWKDFISPEFHWTNNDYGNITGLFSIFYAIGLLFAGKFIDWMDTKKGYLWSIGIWSLGAVIHAFCGIATAWFISGDLIMSFSGAREAIALTSDISKIVTVSVSLFVFARFVLAIGEAGNFPAAIKTTAEYFPKKDRAFSTSIFNSGATVGALLAPVSIPFIAKAWGWEMAFIVIGALGFIWMGFWIFIYDKPEKSNKVNQAELEYINQDDISYNVQNEIVIKKNISYAKALKYKQTWAFAFGKFMTDGVWWFYLFWTPAYLSSVYGLDSTQSAPQIFVLYLITMLSIIGGWLPTYFVDKKGMNPYGGRMKAMLIFAFFPLLALLAQPLGYISVWIPVIIIGIAGAAHQAWSANIFSTIGDMFPKYAVATITGIGGMAGGIGSYLINKGSGVLFDFAENTQMKLFGFKGIESGYFIIFSICSVAYIIGWVIMKWLVPKYRPITDL, encoded by the coding sequence ATGGGAAGCACACTAAAAGAAAAAATGACTAATTATCGTTGGGTAATTACAGCTATGTTGTTTTTTGCGACTACAGTTAATTATATGGATCGTCAGGTACTTTCATTGACTTGGAAAGATTTTATTTCTCCTGAATTTCATTGGACAAATAATGATTATGGTAATATAACAGGATTGTTTTCTATTTTTTATGCTATAGGATTACTTTTTGCCGGAAAATTTATAGATTGGATGGACACAAAAAAAGGTTATCTTTGGTCTATTGGAATTTGGTCTTTAGGCGCTGTAATACACGCTTTCTGTGGCATTGCTACTGCATGGTTTATTTCAGGTGATTTAATTATGAGTTTTTCCGGAGCGCGGGAAGCCATTGCTTTAACAAGTGATATTTCTAAAATAGTAACGGTAAGTGTTTCATTATTTGTTTTTGCGCGGTTTGTATTGGCAATAGGAGAGGCGGGAAACTTTCCGGCAGCTATAAAAACTACGGCTGAATATTTTCCTAAAAAAGACAGGGCGTTTTCTACCAGTATTTTTAATTCGGGAGCAACTGTTGGAGCTCTATTAGCGCCTGTCTCCATTCCCTTTATAGCAAAAGCCTGGGGCTGGGAAATGGCGTTTATTGTAATAGGTGCATTGGGTTTTATTTGGATGGGATTTTGGATTTTTATATACGATAAACCCGAAAAATCAAATAAAGTAAATCAAGCGGAATTAGAATATATAAACCAAGATGATATTTCTTATAATGTTCAAAATGAGATTGTTATTAAAAAAAATATATCCTACGCCAAAGCGTTGAAGTACAAACAAACTTGGGCATTTGCTTTTGGTAAATTTATGACAGATGGAGTTTGGTGGTTTTATCTTTTTTGGACTCCAGCCTATTTAAGTTCAGTATATGGCTTGGATTCAACTCAAAGCGCTCCTCAAATATTTGTTCTTTATTTAATAACAATGCTCTCCATTATTGGAGGTTGGCTTCCCACTTATTTTGTGGATAAAAAAGGAATGAATCCATACGGTGGACGTATGAAAGCGATGTTAATTTTCGCATTTTTCCCCTTGTTAGCATTGTTAGCGCAGCCATTAGGATATATTTCTGTTTGGATTCCGGTAATTATTATAGGTATTGCGGGCGCGGCGCATCAGGCTTGGTCGGCAAATATATTTTCTACAATCGGAGATATGTTTCCCAAATATGCTGTTGCCACCATTACAGGAATAGGAGGAATGGCGGGTGGAATAGGCTCTTATCTTATCAACAAAGGTTCGGGAGTATTATTTGATTTTGCTGAAAATACACAGATGAAGTTATTTGGTTTTAAAGGAATAGAATCAGGATATTTTATTATATTTTCAATTTGCTCTGTAGCGTATATTATTGGTTGGGTAATTATGAAATGGCTTGTTCCAAAATATAGACCAATAACAGATTTATAA
- a CDS encoding Peptidase S8 and S53 subtilisin kexin sedolisin, translating to MKKLLILAIAGFVLISCQKEDVKIIKTEKSSQTSVVTSQVIPGKYVVVYNSIGIQRASKVAAASGNVKIEPQHILSLTKQILTESGIEIRTPEFTYSNAIKGVALELTESEAVKLAESTSVKGVYPDMMVNFGLPEVSITGKPTPAPAQSIPWGITRIGGSSDGTGKTAWIIDTGIDLDHPDLNVDQTRGKNFINTSATPDDDNGHGTHCAGIVAALNNSIGVVGVAAGATVVPVKVLDKRGSGAYSVIIAGLDYVATNAKAGDAANMSLGGSAYQPIDDAVLNLAAKGIKIALAAGNESQNANNCSPARVNGTNIYTVSAMGTGDLWASYSNYANPPIDFCAPGSSIYSTYKGGTYATLSGTSMATPHVCGLLLLGNIQTDGYVKNDPDGNADPIAHK from the coding sequence ATGAAAAAATTACTAATTTTAGCAATCGCAGGATTTGTGTTAATTTCCTGCCAAAAAGAAGATGTTAAAATCATTAAAACTGAAAAAAGTTCACAAACATCAGTCGTAACATCGCAAGTTATTCCCGGAAAATATGTAGTGGTCTATAACAGTATTGGAATTCAACGAGCATCAAAAGTAGCAGCCGCATCAGGTAATGTTAAAATTGAACCGCAACATATTTTATCATTAACAAAACAAATCTTGACAGAGTCCGGCATAGAAATTCGTACACCTGAATTCACATATAGCAATGCAATAAAAGGAGTTGCTCTTGAATTAACGGAAAGTGAAGCCGTAAAATTAGCTGAATCTACAAGTGTAAAAGGAGTATATCCTGATATGATGGTTAATTTTGGATTACCAGAAGTTTCTATTACAGGGAAACCAACTCCTGCCCCCGCACAATCAATTCCTTGGGGAATTACTCGTATCGGCGGAAGTTCTGATGGAACAGGAAAAACAGCTTGGATCATCGACACAGGCATTGATTTAGATCATCCTGATTTAAATGTCGATCAAACAAGAGGTAAAAATTTCATAAATACATCAGCAACTCCTGATGATGATAATGGACACGGTACGCATTGTGCAGGAATTGTTGCTGCTCTAAATAACAGTATTGGTGTAGTTGGTGTAGCCGCAGGAGCTACCGTAGTTCCTGTTAAAGTTCTTGATAAAAGAGGTTCAGGCGCTTATTCTGTAATCATCGCCGGTCTTGATTATGTAGCAACAAATGCAAAAGCTGGAGATGCTGCAAATATGAGTTTGGGAGGTAGTGCATACCAACCTATTGATGATGCTGTTTTGAATTTAGCGGCAAAAGGAATCAAAATAGCATTAGCTGCCGGAAATGAATCGCAAAATGCCAATAATTGTTCACCGGCAAGAGTAAACGGAACAAATATTTACACTGTTTCGGCAATGGGAACCGGAGATCTTTGGGCTTCGTACAGCAATTATGCAAATCCACCTATCGATTTTTGTGCTCCCGGTTCTTCTATTTATTCAACATACAAAGGCGGAACTTACGCTACATTAAGTGGAACTTCAATGGCAACTCCACACGTATGTGGTTTATTGTTGCTAGGTAATATCCAAACAGATGGTTATGTAAAAAATGACCCGGATGGTAATGCTGATCCAATTGCACATAAATAA
- a CDS encoding hypothetical protein (Evidence 5 : Unknown function), with the protein MRNESGEYKGVIEVTQEITEIRSLQGERKIPDWENLTNFLSKSSPKKN; encoded by the coding sequence GTGAGAAATGAAAGTGGCGAATACAAAGGAGTAATTGAAGTGACGCAGGAAATAACAGAAATTCGATCGTTACAAGGAGAAAGAAAAATTCCTGATTGGGAAAATTTAACAAATTTTTTGTCCAAATCATCTCCTAAAAAAAATTAA
- the pyrF gene encoding Orotidine 5'-phosphate decarboxylase, with the protein MTKQQLFKNIKSKKSFLCVGLDTDINKLPETVVNNSDDPLFEFNVAIIDATADLCVAYKPNLAFYESEGLEGWDVLERTVNYIRTKYPDQFIIADAKRGDIGNTSQMYARAFFEKMDFDAITVAPYMGEDSVKPFLTYKDKWVILLALTSNKGAYDFQFMKENEEQLFEKVLKTSQNWGTDENMMYVVGATKAEMLTDVRKIAPNHFLLVPGVGAQGGSLQEVAKYGLNNECGLLVNSSRQIIYASSDNDFESKARHEAHKIQQEMEEILKEKSIL; encoded by the coding sequence ATGACCAAACAACAACTTTTCAAAAACATCAAATCTAAGAAATCCTTCCTTTGCGTAGGTTTAGATACGGATATAAACAAACTACCTGAAACCGTTGTCAATAATTCAGATGATCCGTTATTTGAGTTTAATGTGGCAATTATTGATGCGACAGCCGATTTATGTGTGGCTTACAAACCGAACCTTGCATTTTACGAAAGTGAAGGTTTAGAAGGTTGGGACGTATTGGAACGCACCGTAAATTACATCCGCACCAAATATCCCGACCAGTTTATTATTGCCGATGCAAAACGAGGCGATATTGGAAATACTTCACAAATGTACGCGCGAGCATTTTTTGAAAAAATGGATTTTGATGCCATAACAGTGGCGCCTTACATGGGTGAAGATTCGGTAAAACCTTTTTTGACATACAAAGATAAATGGGTCATTTTGTTAGCTTTAACGTCTAACAAAGGAGCTTATGATTTTCAATTTATGAAAGAAAATGAAGAACAACTCTTTGAAAAAGTATTAAAAACTTCTCAAAATTGGGGAACTGATGAAAATATGATGTATGTTGTAGGCGCGACTAAAGCTGAAATGCTTACCGATGTGAGAAAAATAGCGCCGAATCATTTTTTGCTTGTTCCTGGAGTTGGAGCGCAAGGTGGAAGTTTGCAGGAAGTAGCTAAATATGGACTAAACAATGAATGTGGTTTACTTGTCAATTCTTCCCGTCAGATAATTTACGCATCCTCAGATAATGATTTTGAATCAAAAGCACGTCACGAAGCACATAAAATTCAGCAAGAAATGGAAGAAATTTTGAAAGAAAAAAGTATCTTATAA